In Paenibacillus sp. FSL R7-0345, a single window of DNA contains:
- a CDS encoding SDR family oxidoreductase: protein MGKIICITGASSGIGLATALRFAREGWTVYAGTRNQERDQELYRGEKNLYFVQLEVTDPASIQSVIDRITEEQGSLDVLFANAGFGYLRALGQAPAEDIQRVFDTNVYGVMHTIRAALPLLQRSGYAHIVATSSVGGLVGQPMNEIYCASKFAVEGLLESLATYYKPQFNIDVTLLEPGAIATEFTNTVMGQVAGSGGILEDEYKPVIDAYTAAFLQRNVEPQTAESVAGVMWELVHMETKPVRIRTSERAEAFVAHKVSADPTGLDGVLSTRKIQLNM, encoded by the coding sequence ATGGGCAAAATCATCTGCATTACCGGTGCATCCTCAGGAATCGGACTGGCCACAGCGCTGCGGTTCGCCCGGGAAGGCTGGACTGTCTATGCCGGGACACGGAATCAGGAGCGCGACCAGGAGCTGTACCGTGGAGAAAAGAATCTGTATTTTGTGCAGCTGGAGGTTACCGATCCGGCCAGCATCCAGAGCGTGATTGACCGGATTACGGAGGAGCAGGGCTCACTGGATGTGCTGTTCGCAAACGCCGGCTTCGGCTATCTCCGTGCCCTCGGCCAGGCGCCGGCGGAAGACATTCAGCGTGTATTCGACACCAATGTCTACGGAGTGATGCACACGATCCGGGCGGCGCTTCCGCTGCTGCAAAGAAGCGGATATGCGCATATCGTCGCCACTTCAAGCGTAGGCGGGCTTGTCGGCCAGCCGATGAACGAAATTTACTGTGCCAGCAAGTTTGCAGTGGAAGGACTGCTCGAAAGCCTGGCTACCTACTACAAGCCGCAGTTCAACATTGATGTAACCCTGCTTGAACCCGGGGCAATCGCAACAGAATTCACCAATACGGTAATGGGTCAAGTGGCCGGCAGCGGCGGTATTCTGGAGGATGAGTATAAGCCGGTAATCGATGCCTATACCGCGGCTTTTCTGCAGCGTAATGTGGAGCCGCAGACGGCAGAGTCGGTAGCCGGAGTCATGTGGGAGCTGGTGCATATGGAGACCAAGCCGGTGCGGATCCGCACTTCAGAGCGGGCAGAAGCCTTTGTGGCTCATAAAGTAAGCGCAGACCCTACCGGACTGGACGGTGTGCTCAGCACCCGCAAGATTCAGCTGAATATGTAG